The following proteins are encoded in a genomic region of Mycobacterium kiyosense:
- a CDS encoding alcohol dehydrogenase encodes MWSYRIIAPYVFEKTEIPEKTADDLADRQVLLRFLAAGVCGSDLPGFRGAQGRLPGDDGRSAAEKDGFPIHEVAGEVLASRHPEHRPGDLVVGWASGFDGMMERVISDGDGLAPYDPSLTPAQAVGLQPLACVLYACEQLPELAGRHVAIIGQGSIGLLFSYIAKVAGASRVTGVDPVDREKLWHTYGVDDGVRATSDRWVSRLAPEDRADIVIEAVGHQVATLGHAVEAAAFGGTVFYFGVADDESYPINMRSMLRKNLTLKSGVTLDRRRMLDQAGKFAAEHPALLEAYLTHTFGVDDVQAAFELACRPDPQRVKIAISA; translated from the coding sequence GTGTGGTCCTACCGGATCATCGCCCCCTATGTGTTCGAGAAGACCGAGATCCCCGAGAAGACCGCCGACGATCTGGCGGATCGTCAAGTGCTGCTGCGGTTTCTGGCCGCCGGGGTCTGCGGCAGCGACCTGCCGGGCTTCCGCGGTGCCCAGGGACGACTCCCCGGCGACGACGGTCGCAGCGCAGCCGAGAAGGACGGCTTCCCGATCCACGAGGTCGCCGGCGAGGTGCTCGCCAGCCGGCACCCCGAACACCGGCCCGGCGACCTGGTGGTGGGCTGGGCGTCCGGCTTCGACGGCATGATGGAGCGGGTCATCAGCGACGGGGACGGCCTGGCACCCTACGACCCGTCGCTGACCCCGGCGCAGGCGGTCGGCCTGCAACCACTGGCCTGCGTGTTGTACGCGTGCGAGCAGTTGCCGGAGCTGGCCGGGCGGCACGTCGCGATCATCGGGCAGGGATCGATCGGGTTACTGTTCTCTTACATCGCCAAAGTCGCCGGGGCCAGCAGGGTGACCGGCGTCGATCCGGTTGACCGCGAAAAGCTCTGGCACACATACGGAGTCGACGACGGGGTGCGCGCCACCAGCGACCGGTGGGTGAGCCGGCTCGCGCCGGAAGATCGCGCCGACATCGTCATCGAAGCGGTCGGCCACCAGGTGGCCACCCTGGGGCACGCCGTCGAAGCCGCGGCATTCGGCGGCACCGTGTTCTACTTCGGTGTGGCCGACGACGAGTCCTACCCGATCAATATGCGCAGCATGCTGCGCAAGAACCTGACCCTGAAATCCGGTGTGACCCTTGATCGGCGTCGCATGCTGGACCAGGCCGGCAAGTTCGCGGCCGAACATCCGGCGTTGCTCGAGGCCTACCTCACCCACACCTTCGGGGTCGACGACGTGCAGGCCGCGTTCGAGTTGGCCTGCCGGCCCGACCCGCAGCGGGTCAAGATCGCCATCAGCGCATGA